DNA sequence from the Pseudoalteromonas galatheae genome:
GAGATGCTTTGTAGAGAGACCTAAGAAATACAAAATCTTTTTCAATGAATATAACCGATGAGTATACATGGCCAAATAGATGAGTGTTGCGAGTAAGGTAGTGACCTTTTAGAAGGTGAGGACTTTCAGCTTTAATACTTGCTCATTTTGCAGGAGCAAATCTGACGCTAACTGCGTTAAAAATTTCTCACTTAGAACAAGTAAATAGCAAAATTTTCGCCTTGCCTATATGGATGTAGGTACATTGACGATAGCAGGGTGCGGTAGCGGTGTTATCGACAAGATCTTCTTGCCTAAAAATAGATCACTTAATTAAGCTAAATTGGTATAAGGAAATAATATGGTAAGAGATAAATTACAAGACAAATCGTATTTTGATGAAGCAGTGGGGTTCTATAAAGAGTCCATTGCCAAGGATGTTGAAGAGCTTAAATCAGGGGAACTCACAAAAGTTGTAAAAATGAGATATTGTTTTGGTTTAGTCGTGCATTGCATGAACCTGCTAAACAACACATATTCAAGAGGCGATAAACTGGATGACATTAAACCATTGCTACACGATGTTTTAACTTTCCGCAAGTGGCAAAATGACTATGCAAATGCTTTACCTGAACAAGAGCAAACCGAACGGATCAGCTGGGAGGAGATGAGGGAAGACTATCTAGAACGGCACTTAAAATGGCTTAGTTTTGCTTATTGCTTAGATATGGGGGAGGAGTACTACCTAAAAGCGCTTTGGCAAACTTTATAAGGTAATAGAAAGTAGCCCAGAACAACGACCTTCTCTTGCGAATGACTACATTGAATCTTGGTATAGCCTAATTGGTAACCCGGATTATCATTTAATGAATAGTGATGCTTACGATGGCTATTGGTGCTGGGAAATTGCGCTTGTCGTTAAGTTGTTCAATATCGATGACCGTGCTTTTATTAACCATCCTTATTATCCTAAAGATCTTGTGTACAACAATGAGAGGTAGTGTTACGTGCACAAGAATAATGCAAGTACTTTAGGGTTGCTGAGTCGAAATAGAAATGAACATAAAGGAAATTCATACGTACCAGCTCAGGATTACATAAAAAGTTACCCGCTTCAATCGGTGACTGCCACTCTACGTGTTAAGCGGGTAAATTGAAAAGCTTTGTAGTGCTACTTATCAATGCCCTAGTTGATCGAGTAAGTCCATTACTTCAACGCTGGCATGTTCCATTTGGTTAAGCTGTTTAACTGCGCCTTGAGAATCGCCTGCTTTAAACTTTTTCATTGCTTCTACGCCAGCTCTATGGACTTCTTTA
Encoded proteins:
- a CDS encoding PoNe immunity protein domain-containing protein → MVRDKLQDKSYFDEAVGFYKESIAKDVEELKSGELTKVVKMRYCFGLVVHCMNLLNNTYSRGDKLDDIKPLLHDVLTFRKWQNDYANALPEQEQTERISWEEMREDYLERHLKWLSFAYCLDMGEEYYLKALWQTL
- a CDS encoding PoNe immunity protein domain-containing protein; protein product: MESSPEQRPSLANDYIESWYSLIGNPDYHLMNSDAYDGYWCWEIALVVKLFNIDDRAFINHPYYPKDLVYNNER